A genome region from Streptomyces sp. S4.7 includes the following:
- a CDS encoding urease subunit beta → MLNSRTDTAVVYVVNVGDRDIQIGSHFHLADVNEDLLFFTDLDTATEAEAVLTDPQRLRSEQIAAARELAHNRSKTPGKAPWGCRLDIAPGDSMRFSPENAPSEAIEVVPIGGRRRVPGLRKDKPADDVALD, encoded by the coding sequence CGAACCGACACGGCCGTCGTCTATGTGGTCAATGTCGGTGACCGCGACATCCAGATCGGTTCGCACTTCCATCTGGCCGATGTCAATGAGGATCTGCTGTTCTTCACCGACCTGGACACCGCCACCGAGGCCGAGGCCGTTCTGACCGACCCTCAGCGCCTGAGGTCCGAGCAGATCGCCGCGGCCCGTGAGCTGGCGCACAACCGGTCGAAGACACCGGGAAAGGCACCTTGGGGGTGCCGCCTGGACATCGCTCCTGGGGACTCCATGCGGTTCAGCCCCGAGAACGCGCCCAGCGAGGCGATCGAGGTCGTACCCATCGGCGGGAGGCGGCGTGTGCCGGGCCTACGCAAGGACAAGCCAGCTGACGACGTCGCTCTCGACTGA